One window of the Zea mays cultivar B73 chromosome 3, Zm-B73-REFERENCE-NAM-5.0, whole genome shotgun sequence genome contains the following:
- the LOC103651286 gene encoding zinc finger MYM-type protein 1-like has protein sequence MKKQGDIASLFRNHAAKKQKFIASSLSPDVTQASTPQEQEKERINEEIVNPMPSAPPPPTLYDVSRLPHDPGERQPIASYHANDHDAIRRAYILRGPFQPYAHEFPNRKIGDRDRHFNFVWFQNFPWIEYSVKKDAAFCFMCYLFKSKANKGKGTSAFTSDGWNNWNKGSEALLKHVGSMSHKIAEEKYLGFINPNAAIDNKIEKWSDDDRNLYKIRLTYSPRCLKFLLHQGLSFRGHDEGEESSNRGNFIEILKFLAVNSEEVNKYVLNNAPGNCTLTSPKIQKQIIQCCAIETRKKIIEELGEEPFAILADESSDISHKEQLALCLRYVDALGRPCEHFIGVVHVDDTSSLSLKDAIEALLVSHGLTLTQIRGQGYDGASNMRGDIKGLKTLIMQESPSAYYIHCFAHQLQLVLVVVAKGNNDCVWFFDQVTLLLNIVGVSCKRHGMLRDARLENLMKSLECGDLGTGRGLNQEMGLPRPGETRWGSYYKTICNIITMYPVIRDVLMILGEDTTIRSDWTRIHSMLGAFESFDFVFDAHLMFVILGYTNDLSVCLQRREQDIINAISLVNVAKRRMQQLRLDGWDQFLQRITSFCNKHDIQVPAMDGNYKPYGRSSRFVHNQTNDDHFRREVYIGVIDQISLELDSRFSEANMELLSCMSALDPSNSFASFDAHKVRKLADFYPNDMSSTNLLKLDLQLDNYIDGIREDDRFKDITNLVDLSVKLVETKRHKVFDMVYLLLKLVLLLPVATASVERAFSAMSLVKTKLRNKMCDSLLDDCLVTYIERDIFFEVNEEDIIETFMALRKRMPDK, from the coding sequence ATGAAGAAGCAAGGAGATATTGCCTCTCTTTTTCGTAATCATGCTGCAAAAAAACAGAAGTTTATTGCTTCTTCATTATCTCCGGATGTTACTCAAGCGTCGACACCTCAAgaacaagagaaagaaagaataaaTGAAGAAATTGTGAATCCAATGCCATCTGCACCGCCACCGCCAACACTTTATGATGTCAGTCGTCTTCCACATGATCCAGGTGAAAGACAACCTATTGCAAGTTACCATGCTAATGATCATGATGCAATTCGAAGAGCATATATTCTTAGAGGTCCATTTCAACCATATGCACATGAATTCCCAAATAGGAAAATTGGAGATAGAGATCGCCATTTTAATTTTGTGTGGtttcaaaattttccttggattGAATATAGTGTCAAGAAAGATGCTGCATTTTGCTTTATGTGCTACTTATTCAAAAGTAAAGCAAATAAGGGCAAAGGTACTTCTGCATTTACTTCAGATGGTTGGAATAATTGGAATAAAGGGTCTGAAGCACTTCTAAAACATGTGGGTTCTATGTCACATAAGATAGCCGAAGAGAAATATCTTGGCTTTATAAATCCTAATGCAGCAATTGATAACAAAATTGAGAAGTGGAGTGATGATGATCGCAATCTTTATAAGATAAGGTTGACATATTCACCTCGATGTTTGAAGTTTCTTTTGCATCAAGGATTGTCATTTCGTGGACATGATGAAGGTGAAGAGTCTAGCAACAGAGGAAACTTTATTGAAATCTTGAAATTTCTTGCTGTAAATAGTGAAGAGGTCAACAAGTATGTTCTTAACAACGCTCCAGGTAATTGCACTTTGACTAGCCCAAAGATACAAAAGCAGATTATTCAGTGTTGCGCTATAGAAACTAGAAAGAAAATAATTGAAGAGCTTGGGGAAGAGCCATTTGCAATTTTAGCAGATGAGTCTAGTGACATATCACACAAAGAACAACTAGCTCTTTGCTTGCGTTATGTTGATGCATTGGGAAGGCCATGTGAGCACTTTATTGGAGTTGTTCATGTAGATGATACTAGCTCTTTATCACTTAAGGATGCAATTGAAGCTTTACTTGTTAGTCATGGCTTGACTTTGACACAAATTCGTGGACAAGGTTATGATGGGGCTAGCAACATGAGAGGTGATATTAAAGGATTGAAAACATTGATCATGCAAGAGTCACCTTCTGCTTATTATATCCATTGTTTTGCACATCAGCTCCAACTAGTTCTTGTTGTTGTtgccaagggaaataatgattgtgTGTGGTTTTTTGATCAAGTAACTCTCTTATTGAATATTGTTGGAGTTTCTTGTAAGCGTCATGGTATGCTTCGAGATGCTAGACTTGAGAATCTCATGAAATCACTTGAATGTGGTGACCTTGGAACTGGGAGAGGATTGAATCAAGAGATGGGGTTGCCTAGGCCTGGTGAGACTCGATGGGGCTCTTATTACAAAACTATATGCAACATAATTACTATGTATCCTGTAATCCGAGATGTTCTCATGATTCTTGGAGAGGATACTACAATTAGAAGTGATTGGACAAGAATACATTCTATGCTTGGAGCATTTGAGTCATTTGACTTTGTTTTTGATGCACACTTAATGTTTGTTATTCTTGGATATACAAATGATTTATCAGTGTGTTTGCAAAGAAGGGAACAAGATATTATCAATGCAATTTCACTTGTTAATGTGGCAAAGAGAAGAATGCAACAATTAAGGCTTGATGGTTGGGATCAATTCCTTCAAAGAATCACTTCATTTTGCAACAAACATGATATCCAAGTTCCTGCTATGGATGGAAATTATAAGCCTTATGGAAGATCATCACGATTTGTTCATAACCAAACTAATGATGACCACTTCAGAAGAGAAGTATATATTGGGGTCATTGATCAAATTAGCCTAGAGCTTGATAGTCGGTTTAGTGAGGCTAATATGGAGCTGCTTTCTTGTATGTCAGCCTTGGATCCTTCCAACTCTTTTGCTTCTTTTGATGCACACAAGGTACGAAAGCTAGCTGATTTTTATCCTAATGACATGTCAAGCACTAACTTGTTAAAACTTGACTTGCAACTTGACAATTATATTGATGGCATAAGAGAAGATGATAGATTCAAAGACATAACTAATCTTGTGGACCTCTCGGTTAAGCTTGTTGAAACAAAGAGACATAAGGTGTTTGATATGGTTTATTTGCTTCTCAAATTGGTATTGCTTTTGCCGGTGGCGACAGCAAGTGTTGAAAGGGCATTTTCTGCAATGAGTTTGGTGAAGACTAAATTGAGAAACAAGATGTGTGATAGTCTTTTGGATGATTGTCTTGTTACATACATCGAGAGGGATATTTTCTTCGAAGTGAATGAAGAAGATATAATTGAAACTTTTATGGCGTTGAGGAAGCGCATGCCAGATAAGTAG